GAAGATGTCTTCGAGCGTCGACTGGCTGAGGCCGTCTGCCTCGACGGACGCGTTGAAGTCACCGGTCCGGGTCGGCGAGTCGACCGACAGGTCGGACGTCTCCTCGTTGTCGACCGTCGTCGGGTCGAACTCGGCGTCCAGCGTCTGGACGGTGATGTCGAAGGTGTCACCAGTACCGGAGCCGATGGTACCGTCGTCGACCGACAGTGCAGTACCACGGTTGTCAGCGGCGACGAGCGCGTAGGACTCGCTGTCGAGCGAGGACGTGTCGATGAGCGCCTCGCCAGCGCCGTCAGTCGTGAACGAGAGGGCCGTCGTCGAGAGGTCCCCGTCGCTGTCGATCAGACGGATCTGGTAGTCGGTGTTCGGCGAACCGCTGACGAACAGTTCCTGACCGGCGAAGTACAGCGAGCCGGTGTTCAGGGTGTTGTCAGCGTCGCTCTGGGACGAGCCAGCGTCCTGAACCGTCAGGGTCTGGGTCGGGCCCGATGCGGGCGACACGTCGTCGGCGTCCTGGTAGTCGCCGTCAGCGTTGAAGTCGACACCGAAGCGGGCGTCGACGTCCGTGTCGGAAGCGACCTGCGGCAGTGCGACGTTGGTCAGCTCGTACTCGAGCGTGACCGTGTCGGTCGCACTGGTGCTACCGGACGAGTCGTCCTGGACGGTGACGTTGACGACGTTGTTCGTGCTGTCCACGTTCGTGGAGCCAGCAGTCGCAGCGCCGGACGTAACCTCAGGATTGCTGATGGACGAACTGCTCAGGTCGACCGCGTCGGGCATCTCCAGAACGAGGTTCTGGTTCTGCGAGTCGGCGGTGTCGACCGTCGCTGTCAGCGTTACGGTGTGGTCGTTAGTCGTTCCTTCGTCGGCCGCATTCGGCGTGATCGTCACCGAATCGGCGTTTGCCGCAGCGGCTGTCCCGGTGAACGCGACGGTGCCCGCGAAGACGGACATAACCATCAGCGCAGCCAGGATCAGGCTACGGACTTTATCGTTCGTGCTTGTCATGTTTGGTGTGGTTTCCGTTCGCGGCGACAGCACCTTTCTCGCGTCCTGAGACCGACACGCCCAGCACCGCGCTGGACTCGAACAACGATACTCACTTCTGCCACCATGGGTAGGGGTACATCCAGTTGGTAAGTCGCTCGTTATAAATGCTTTGTGGTAGGTTATGCGGCGCGTTATGTCTTCACACACCCGAAATCGGGCGGTAGAGCCGTTTCGGAGCGTGTCCGAGTTCGACAGTCTCGGATAGTTGTCACCCGGTCGTCTGCCGACCGTCAGACGCCCTCCGGGCCGGCGTCGGCCACGCTCCGGCCGAAACTGGGGGTCACTCCGTAGGCACGTGGGAATATCGACGACCCGTGAGCAATCGTGTAGACGCAGCGATACGTCTACAGTGGTCGACTGTCTTCGTTCGTGATAGATCCGGTCGGGTCGGGAGCGGATCGGCCACGGCCGATCACGAGACGGCGGTTCGGTCGCCTCCGACAGCGCCGCCGCTGGCGGGTGTAGCGTCCGAAAGAAAAGCCGCGAAGGGACCGGCGGAAGCCGGTTAGTTAGCTGTCGACGTTAGTCGCGCCGGAGCGCGAGCAGGGCCGCACCGAGCAGGGCGATGATCGCCACGATCGCGCCGAATCCGGGCGTGGTCGTGGTGGTCGTCTCCGTCGGCGTCGGCGTCGCGGTCGGCGTGTCCGTCTCCGTCGGCGTCGGCGTTGCCGTCGGCGTTGCCGTCGGCGTGTCCGTCGGCGTCGGCGTGTCCGTCGGCGTCGGCGTCTCGGTCGTCTCCTCGACGACGACACCGTCGAACTCGTCTTCACCGTCGAGTTGCGGCGACGCACTCACGGTTGCCGTGAAGTTCGTGCCGACCGGCGTGTCCGCGAAGTCGAACGTCGCGTTGTACGTGCCGTCTGCCGACACGTTGACGGTCTCACTCATCACGAACGGGTTCTCCGCGCCGCTCACGGAGCGGACCCGCACGGTGATCTCGCTACCGGGTGCGATGGTCGTCGTGCCGGAGACCATCGCCTCCTCGGACTGCTCGATCTCCACGAGGTCCTCGGCGTTCGTGTTGAGCGGTGCCTCGCGCTCGGTCACGCGGAACGTGGTCGAGACACGCTCGTCACGCTTCGCGTCGTTCAGCGTGACGTCGTCCTCGTCGAGCGCGTTGACTTCGAGCGTCGCGTTGTACTGGTCACCGTCCTCGGCCGGGATGCCCGAGCCGGAGGTCGGTGCCACGACGAAGAGCATGTTGCGCTCGTCGTCGAGGATGTACGTCAGGTCGTCGAGGTCGTACTGCTTCGGATCGGTGTTCGGGTCGGGGTTCGACTGCTCGACCTGCAGACTGACGGGGAGCGTCTCGTCCTCGTCGTCGACTTCACCGAAGCCGTTTGCGATGTTACTCTGTGCTTCGAGGTAGCCGAAGATGCCGGAGACCTCGAACTGGACGACCGCGAAGTCGCCCTCTGCGACGTTGCGGCGCTGGGTGACCTCGCCGGCCTCGATGGCGGCGATCACGTCGTCACCACGGTCCAGGTCGCTCGCGGCGTCACTGAACGTGACCCACGGCCGGGCGGCCGTCGTGGCGCGCTCGGTGACGGCGAGCGTCCCGACTGCGTCGGGGCCGCTACCGAGGTCCTCTTCCTGCTGCGTGACCTCGATGTCGTAGTTACCCGCGTCGAGCGGACCGTCGACAGTCACCTGGTCGAAGTTACTGGCGACGTTGACCTCGCCGTCCTCGTCTTCGGCCAGCATGAGGCCACCGTTGTTGTCGGCGGTGTCGTAGGTGTTCAGCGAGACGTTGAGCATCCCGTCCTCGTCGCCGTCGATGACTTCGTAGGTGACGTTGTAACCGATGTCCTCGTCACCGATCCGGATGAAGCCCTCGTCCGTCTCGTCGAACGTGATCGTCATGTTCGTCGTGTCGCCGGTCTCGACCGTGTAGGAACTCTCGTTCAGGCCGAGTTCTGCGGTGCCGGCGCGTTCGACCGTGATGTCGGCAGTCGACTTCGCCGTCGTGTCGACGACGGAGAAGTTGAACTGGTAGTCACCACGGTTCACGTCGGTGAAGTCGGCCGTGTTGTCGACGTCCTTGTTGAGCGTGATGTACACGGCGTCGTTGTCGTCACCGGCGTCGCGGAGCGAGTCGGCGAAGATGTCCTCGACGGTCGAGTTGCTCAGACCGTCGACTTCGACGGACGCGTTGAAGTTACCCGTCCGGGTCGGCGAGTCGACTTCCAGCGTCGTGGTCTCGTCGTCGTCGACCGTGTCCTCGTCGAACTCGGTCGTGAGCGTCTGGACGGTCAGGTCGAACTGCGCGTCGTCGACGCTACCGGGACCGGTGATGCTCCCGTCGTCGACGAGCAGCGCCTGTCCACGGTTGTCGCCCTGGACGAGCGCGTAGGACTCGCTCTCGAGCGGGGCCGTGTCGATGACGGCGTCACCCGCACCGTTCGTGGTGAACGAGAGTTCGGTCGTCGAGAGGTCGCCGTCGTCGTCGATCAGC
This genomic window from Salinirubrum litoreum contains:
- a CDS encoding BGTF surface domain-containing protein; this translates as MTSTNDKLRSLILAALMVLSVFAGTVAFTGTAAAANADSVTITPNSADEGTTNDHTVTLEAEIDASDSTNQVLVLEMPDAVDLSSSSITGATVTSGAATAGSTDVDDTNNNVNLTVEDDGGSATEAITVQYTLTNVALPADVDGDTSVDARFGIDNTADGDYTSADDVSPADGPTQTLTVVDADGSGASAEDADANLDSGSLFFSGQQLYVNGDANTDYSIRLIDDDGDLSTTELSFTTNGAGDAVIDTAPLESESYALVQGDNRGQALLVDDGSITGPGSVDDAQFDLTVQTLTTEFDEDTVDDDETTTLEVDSPTRTGNFNASVEVDGLSNSTVEDIFADSLRDAGDDNDAVYITLNKDVDNTADFTDVNRGDYQFNFSVVDTTAKSTADITVERAGTAELGLNESSYTVETGDTTNMTITFDETDEGFIRIGDEDIGYNVTYEVIDGDEDGMLNVSLNTYDTADNNGGLMLAEDEDGEVNVASNFDQVTVDGPLDAGNYDIEVTQQEEDLGSGPDAVGTLAVTERATTAARPWVTFSDAASDLDRGDDVIAAIEAGEVTQRRNVAEGDFAVVQFEVSGIFGYLEAQSNIANGFGEVDDEDETLPVSLQVEQSNPDPNTDPKQYDLDDLTYILDDERNMLFVVAPTSGSGIPAEDGDQYNATLEVNALDEDDVTLNDAKRDERVSTTFRVTEREAPLNTNAEDLVEIEQSEEAMVSGTTTIAPGSEITVRVRSVSGAENPFVMSETVNVSADGTYNATFDFADTPVGTNFTATVSASPQLDGEDEFDGVVVEETTETPTPTDTPTPTDTPTATPTATPTPTETDTPTATPTPTETTTTTTPGFGAIVAIIALLGAALLALRRD